A part of Macaca mulatta isolate MMU2019108-1 chromosome 12, T2T-MMU8v2.0, whole genome shotgun sequence genomic DNA contains:
- the ITM2C gene encoding integral membrane protein 2C produces MVKISFQPAVAGVKGDKADKASASAPAPASATEILLTPAREEQPPQHRSKRGGSVGGVCYLSMGMVVLLMGLVFASVYIYRYFFLAQLARDNFFRCGVLYEDSLSSQVRTQMELEEDVKIYLDENYERINVPVPQFGGGDPADIIHDFQRGLTAYHDISLDKCYVIELNTTIVLPPRNFWELLMNVKRGTYLPQTYIIQEEMVVTEHVSDKEALGSFIYHLCNGKDTYRLRRRATRRRINKRGAKNCNAIRHFENTFVVETLICGVV; encoded by the exons ATGGTGAAGATTAGCTTCCAGCCCGCCGTGGCTGGCGTCAAGGGCGACAAGGCTGACAAGGCGTCGGCGTCGGCCCCGGCGCCGGCCTCGGCCACCGAGATCCTGCTGACGCCGGCTAGG GAGGAGCAGCCCCCACAACATCGATCCAAGAGGGGGGGTTCGGTGGGCGGTGTGTGCTACCTGTCAATGGGCATGGTCGTGCTGCTCATGGGCCTGGTGTTCGCCTCCGTCTACATCTACAGATACTTCTTCCTTGCGCAG CTGGCCCGAGATAACTTCTTCCGCTGTGGTGTGCTGTATGAGGACTCCCTGTCCTCCCAGGTCCGGACTCAGATGGAGCTGGAAGAGGACGTGAAAATCTACCTCGACGAGAACTACGAGCGCATCAATGTGCCTGTGCCCCAGTTTGGTGGCGGTGATCCTGCAGACATCATCCATGACTTCCAGCGG GGTCTGACCGCATACCATGACATCTCCCTGGACAAGTGCTACGTCATCGAGCTCAACACCACCATCGTGCTGCCCCCTCGCAACTTCTGGGAGCTCCTCATGAACGTGAAG AGAGGGACCTACCTCCCACAGACGTACATCATCCAGGAGGAGATGGTGGTCACAGAGCACGTCAGTGACAAGGAGGCCCTGGGGTCCTTCATCTACCACCTGTGCAACGGGAAAGACACCTACCGGCTCCGGCGCCGGGCAACGCGGAGGC GGATCAACAAGCGAGGGGCCAAGAACTGCAACGCCATCCGCCACTTCGAGAACACCTTCGTGGTGGAGACGCTCATCTGTGGGGTGGTGTGA